The following nucleotide sequence is from Coffea eugenioides isolate CCC68of chromosome 10, Ceug_1.0, whole genome shotgun sequence.
TAGTGCCATTTCTATTATTCCAAAAGTTCCATAAGATTATACCTGTTAGCTCCATGTCTTTCCTTGGGAGTTTCAAGAAGAGATTTGGTAACCAAGAGGTAAATTGATGTTTAGGGGCATGAAACACTTTGTGAGTTAAGAAACTAAGTGCCCAAGCCTGAATAGCAACAGGACACCTCAAGAAAAGATGATTAGTGTCTTCCTTAGAAGCCGAACAAAGAGGACAGATATGATTCATTGCAATTCCTTTATTGTCAAACTTAGAGTTTGTTGGAAGAATATCCTGACATGCTCTCCTTAGAAAGATCTTAACCTTATTTGGTAGATTCAGGTTCCACAAAATGTTTCAGAATTTCCTATTTCCTCTATTGCTACATGATAGATTGTTCTCCCAATCGGATGATCTTTGCTTTATGAGGTGATAAGCACTTCTTATAGAAAAAGCTCCATTCTTCGTGTAATGCCATATGAGCTTGTCTTTATTTCGAGGATCTCCAATCGGCATACTGAGGATAAGCTCAATTTCCTCAGGGCCAAAAAGCTCTTCAAGTAAGTCAATCTTCTGGGAACTTGTTTCATGATCAATTAGGCAGTTGACAGTTGAGTCTTCCAGCAATTTATCCGATCTTGATATAACCTTGAAGGTATAAGGCCTAGGTAGCCATCTATCTTTCCATATTTGTATATCATGACCGTTTCCCACTCGCCATCTACTACctataattaaaaatttatgAGCTTCGCATATAACTCGCCAAGTGAAGGAAGGATGAGATCCCACTTCCACCTGAAAAAAATCAGTATTAGGGAAGTATTTTGCTTTGAACACTTGATGAAGTAGAGATGACGGTTGGGTCGTGATACGCCAAGCTTGTTTAGCCAAGAGAGCTAGATTGAAAGCTTTCAATTGTCGGAAGCCCATCCCGCCATCATCTTTTGAAGTGCAAAGTTTATCCCAACTTATCCAATGAATGGGATGTTACTTGATCCAATCAccccaccaaaaatcacttatCATATCCTGTATTTCTGGCAGTAAAGAATCTGGGAATTTGAAACAAGACATGGAATATTTGGTATTGCTTGGATTACTACCTTAATCATTATTTTCTTACCTGCCTTAGAGAGGTGTTTCTTATTCCATCCATGTATTGTTTGCTAGATTGTATCCTTTATAGATGAAAAGACTTCAGTTTTGGAGCAACCGACGACAATCGGTAGACCAAGGTACTTGTCGTGGGTTGCAACCTCTTTAATGCCCAAGAATTTGTAGATACTATGTCTGACAGCAACATTAGTGTTTTTATTGAAAACAACtgtaaatttgttaaaattaacTTCTTGGCCTGATGCAGATTTGtaggtgtagacaccaaaattttagcctttcctttttatttcatttacttgatttcattttaatttttgtttattaaaatcattttattattattaattaattcattggaaggaaaaaaagagagagagagagagaaaaatcatcaatcaaatacaaaatttttagcatttttattTGTAGATACTATGTCTGACAGCAACATTAGTGTTTTTATTGAAAACAACtataaatttgttaaaattaacTTCTTGGCCTGATGCAGATTTAtaggtgtagacaccaaaattttagcctttcctttttatttcatttacttgatttcattttaatttttatttattaaaatcattttattattattaattaattcattggaaggaaaaaaaagagagagagagaaaaatcatcaatcaaatacaaaatttttagcatttttatttcattttagttgatttagttgattttgttttattttcatttttgttaagaaaatcattttattattgttaatcaattcattgaaaaaaaaagaaagaacggATCCAATGCGCGTGCAAATACGCGCACTATTCATCATCATCTTCGTACATGGCATTGACGAGGCCAGCTATCATTTTTCCAGCTGCATTTCGTCCCATTTTACTGGAtccttttgcatttttcttttatccctCCAAATCCAGTACAGGCCACCTCACCCCAACCAAGAATATTCCAGAACAAGAACCATCAAACGGCTCTCAAATGCGATAAAAAATGCAGCTTCATCCCATCGTTGCTCCAAGGGTTTAGGGAGTTGAGTTCCCTATAAAAGGGTCATCAACGTAGCCAAGGAGAGAATCTGGTGGCGGCTAGGGTTGAGGGAATGGACGAGAGAGAAAATAGAGTGTCGGTTGGAGAGAAAAACTGAGAAAGGCAAGCAAGAGGGTAGCTACGGGAAAGAACCGAGGGGATAGGAAGGGAAACCAGGCAAAAGAAAAGCTAAGGGGTTGAAGAGGACAGAGGTAGAGAGCAGATGGGTGGCGGCTAGGGGTTGGAAAGAAGAGAGCTTTCGTGGATAAAAGGGAGGCTGAACCAAAAGGGAGAGCTTCGGCAAGAAAAACCAGAAAAAGAGAAGAACGCAAGAGAGAGTAAGGAAGAGAGGGACTGAGAGTGAGAACTGAGGGAGCTTTCGAGTGggctaagaaagaaaaaactgaGAAGAAAAACCGAGTAGGGGGATTGAGAGAGGTTGCAAGCTGAGCTGGTGAGGAAACTggggaagaaaaaagaaggttTAGGGCTACGGGACAAGAggaataagaaagagaaaggccACGGTTGAGAAggaagtgaggaagaaatcgagggaaaagaaaggaataaaAAGGGAGAAGCCGAGAGAGGAGCTTCGGCTGTGAAAAAGGGAGAAGAGCTTTGGAGAAGGACGTGGGGAGAATTCTTAGtttatgatgaaaaaaaaaggcattCTACAACTAGGGCGGTTTCTGGGGATTTTTCTACAAATGGGGTCTTCGCATTCCGCGAATGCGAGTTCAGTGCGACCTCGCCAAGACcccatttcgaaaaaaaaaagaaaaaaagagtgaGTCAAAGAAGCAGAACGGCTGTCgaacagcaaaacaaagaaaatagaGCTGTCgaacagcaaaacaaagaaaacagagCTGGGTTCTGCACATCGAAGCATCCAAAGACCGGAACTGGCCACCATTTGTCCTATTTTGTGCTGCCCAAACGCCGGACGGCAGAAATAGGAGGAGCGGCGCCACACGGCTGAGCTGCGCCACCATCTCTGTTGTTCTGCTCCGCCGGAAGCGACGCCTCATTCTCTTTCTGCCTCGCTGAAGCAAGCCCTCCAGATTGCAGCCGATTTTCAGAGCTTCTTCAACCACCAGATAGCCGACCCATTTGCGCCTTTGACCTCCCACTGCCGCCCCATTGCCGACTCAACATTTGCCAGCATTGCCGTCCCATTGCGACTCTCAAACAACATAAAGGTGAGCCTTTTCCATTTGCAATGCCTCACTTATAGCATTTTAAGTTTAattaatacttgaatacttgaatCCAACAGCAAGTTCAGATTTGTTGTGAAACTTGGGTTTAAATTTGATGTGGGTTGTgcttatttttgcaatttttgtggTGGATTTGAGGATATACGTTACATTTTTTGAATTCTTGCAATTTTGTCTGTTTCCAATTTGTTGTAGTTTAtttgcagtttctgcaattagtgcagaaaaagcatgatccgagctcggatccgacTTAACCCAAacggatccgacctcggatcctttgaGGATCAAAGGCGAAATTGGGTGATACGACCTTGGATCCATAGTTGTTCACTCAGATCCGAGGGCTCGTCTGATCATCTGTTGAGACGGATCCGAACCCTGTTGGATCCGAGGGATGCCAGAAATTATCCGGGCTCGGATCTGTTCGCGGACATAGCAGATCCTATGCTCTGTTTCTTTTCACTTACCTCGCATCTCAGTGACCTCGGATTTAAGAGATGCGAGGTAACTGACCACGCATTTCATAAATGCGAGGtctggttttctttttcttttttttttcgaatttcGTTGGTCGAAAATTCAAGGAGACTTGGCATTGAGCAAATGCGAACTCACGgagctcgcatttgctgaatgcgaagaCCCTTTGGACGGAATCCCATACTCAAAATGCCccatttgtagaattttttaaaattcatcataattttagaaatttctctttcatcataatttttttaaaaaagtctatttttttgtgttgaagaagataaaacataaaaaaaaagaaaaaaggggcaAGTTccatttaaaatagaaaatgggTTCTAATTAAGGGAATTAAACATGAGATGCAAATAAGAAACGAATTTCTCTAGGACAGCTATGGGTAAATCGTACATTAGAGTTGTGTTCGTAGagaagattttagaaaaataagggCCTTGAActgaaatgaaaaaataaattttgctaaaattataatatatgtTAGCGTGACCCAAAATTTGATGCCGAGCATTGAAGTTGTCTTGGATGCATTTCCGTTGCTTTAACAGTCTTAGCATgccatttaattattttttatatacatttaGACACTATTGTCGTACTTTAACAagtgtatataaatatatttgacAAATACTTATTTTTCACTAATGTAGTTATCAAAGCCATTTACAATAATTAGTACTTTAATACGCCCTGTATAATTTGAAATGATAATAATTACAATAATTAGTACTTTAATATGTCTTGTGTaatttaaaatgataataattaaTCATCTCTAACTAGTTTAACGTACAAAATAATTCTCTAAAATGCTAAGCACATAGTAGACAAAGTCTCTAATACTCAATGTGGGGGCAAGGGTTATGTACCAAATTTGGGTGGCAAGTGCccactttttagtttttgtttttaaaatctATTTCGCAACTGTTATTTTTGGTCGAAACACTATCTACATTGGACATTGTATGTTTTGCAATTGGAGTTTAGAAATTTTATTGACATTATGTAGTTTATAGATTGGAGCTTTCGAATTTCATGGATATTTGGATTGTTTGACAGGGAGTTTTAGCCCATTTATAGGAGGGACTTTGTCGAATTTTTTGTAGAGTTTTCTTTGTGAGGGCAACTGACTACTACAAATACATGTCGCAACTTCTgtttttttaaatggttttttGTTGTAAATTATTTCTTCATATAGGTACATACAAGGTTGGTGACACAAGCTTGGGAGGTTTAGAAGCTGGGGTTGGTACCTCTAAGATCCTGACCACAGAAGTTGGCTAGATTCGAATTTGATACAAGTCATTCGGTAATATATTTTATATTACAACTTTTGGATTTTTGACGTCAAATTGAAATAGTATGTTTTGTTAAACTTCTGGATGTAGAATAGGGCGTTAGAACACGTTAACAGATTTATTTTAAGTCGAATCGATGGATTTAAAGTTAAATCTAATCTTGTAGTCTATATTTACAATATATGCATGTCGAGGTTAGGGAAATAACAGATAATGCTGTCAAGTGGCCTTTGGATATAGCCAAAAAAATCTTATTGTGTTGTTGATGAAAAtagcatatgtatatgaacatAGATCTTGTATAGCTATATGGATGTGGAGCccaaaaattgattaaatattcTTCCAAATCGCATGTCAATCGCTCTCTTTTGCAATTCGTAGGCGGCTCATAGTTGTTAGGGTTCTAAATTATAGGGGACATATATATTATACAGTGTGGTGTTGACCGATTACAACTTAATATAGACCCTGTTTGTATCATTGGTACAGTGAGTTTTAGCCTACTTATAGGGGAGAcattgtcaatttttttttaaatatctttGTCAGTTTTTGAATATTTATAGCAATTTCCGTAGGGGAGACTTTACCGacatttttaaaaagtttttgTAATCCTCGTTAACTAACTATTACTAATTGGGATGCAAATAACTTATATGAAATGGTTTGCATATTGAGCAGTTGTTGCTTCATATAGGTGCATACAAGGTTGGTGACACAAGCTTAGGAGGTGTAGAGACCTGGGTTGGGAAGTCCGTCGTCCAAACCACAGAAGTCCACCTTTCGAATTCGATACAAGCCATTCGGTATTAATTTTTAGTTTACAACTACATATTATGAACGTCGAAACAATGAAATAGTATAGTTTGTTAAAACTCTTCCAAACCACGAAGGTGTtaatgaaattaaatagatTTATTTGAAAGCGAATTGATGGATTTAAAATACTTTAATACGTCttgtgcaatttgaaatgacAGTAATTTGGATTGTTTGACAGGGAGTTTTAGTCCATTTATAGGGGAGACTCTGTCGAAATTTTTGTACTTCTTTCTTTGTGAGGGCAACTGACTATTaggtaatttattttatattacaaCTACCATTTCTTTGTGAGGGCTACATTCGGATTTGATACAAGTCATTaggtaatttattttatattacaGCTATTGGATCTTTGCCGTCAAATTGAAATAGtatagtttgttaaattttcttTCAGTAGAAAAGGGCGTTAGAATATGAAATACGGATTTATTTTAAGGTGAATTGATGGATTTAAAGTCAATGACCAACCTTGTAGTATTTTTTGTAATTGGAAAAATCTATAATGCTAAAAAAGTGGCAAAATCTGCTACAGGGAAAAACATTAATTTTGTAAGGTTCATTGCTAGAATATCACATCATTGTGAATGTGGATCTTGTTATGCGGTGTAAATGTGGAGCCCAAATTTATATAACTTACCGTActtttcttatacttgtactttgaAAATTATAGGGTCTCTTGACAATATGTAGTGTGGCAAATGTCATTACAACTTCATATAAACCCTGTTTGGATTGGTTGGCAGGAAGTTTTAGTCTATTTTGTGGAttggttggcagggagttttagtcaatttttaggggagactctgtccaaattttctaaaaatttcgtTGGAAGTTTTAGGCTATTCATATCGTCATTTATAGCATATTTCATAcctgttttcaattttttcataaacattTGGATCGAAATTAGTCTATTTAATAGTACCAATTTCGACCTAGAGTCCACCCTCTTTCATTTGGGGGGACTCTTGGACTACTAATTCTAATTTATTGTTCCCAAAATAGGGATTCATTTCACAGACATGTCTGTAGAAAGACCTCTGCAGGTAAACCTATACTGGGGAGGAGAAATACATTACGATGGTGACtttgtttgttatttgtctCGTACTTCCAACCGGACATTCACTTTGAGGTATAGAATTGGATACGGGGAGTTGGTTGACAGGATTTACCACTATATTGGGGTCGATAAAGGGATATTCAAGCTGAAATTGTTTCTTCGTCAACCGTTGGAGAGTTCCAAATATACTGTTTTCGCAGTGGTGGATGATGAAACTCTTGATGTAATGTACGATCTTTGGATCGAAAGAGTTTCATACATAGCGGAGATTTATATCGAGAAGGAAGAAATCGTCCAAATGCCTGTAGTTAATAGCGTATTCACTGGACCAATAGGTAATGTTGGTCCAATGATGTCGCTTGTACATGCATTCATGGATCCAACAAAGTTTAACTTCGGTTTTAGTTCAGTCGTTCCAGAGAATTCATCGGCATCTCACTATATGCATGATGATCGATCTATGGATTCATTAGAACCAAGGCTCACATCAAGGTCCATGGGTGCCCAGAAATATTTTCATGGCCTGGATTCGATTCCAAGTTTTGGAGATCCAGGGTCATCATGCCATATTTCTCCACATGGGATCGAGTCTAATCCTGGTCAAGGTTGTCGCAGTTCAGCTGAAGATGATGTATATGCTAGTGGGCATGATAGACTCCTTGCTTCTGAAGAAGATGATCCGGAAGAAGATGACCCGGAAGTTGATGCGGAAGAGGTTGAAGAGTCGGAGTCGCAAGATGTGTCTGGTAGTGACTCGGATGATGAGCATGAAGATGGGAGTTTAAGAGTAAACCTCGATACCTAACAACTCTTTGTTGGGTATCGGGTTGCCAACACAGAATGCGGAGATATCAGACGTAATAGTACAGCTGGCAGCTTTGCATATGTTCCAAGAGGAATGACATTTTTCTCCGATCTTGGGAGCATAGATGATGATGATATAGAAGAGGAGGATGGATTGGAACGTATTGTCACATTCAGTGAGGAGAATAATAATATACGTCTCCATATGAGATTTGAGAGTAAGCAGCAGCTCAGCCGGGCAGTTAGGATGTGGTCCATCAATCACAATAAGGAGTTTAGAGTTATTGAGAGTAAGAGTAACACGTGGTTTGCTAAATGCAaatcatcaattgaaagaaCTCCTTCCACTTCATCGTATCCACCATGCGACTGGTGTGTTAGAGCCGTAAAGAAAAAGACTCATGGAATGTGGCAAATTACAAAATGGGTCAATGACCATAACTGCTTGGGCGACATGATTAGAAATAACAATACAAGGTTGACGGCTTCCGTTATTTCAAGGTACATACTCCGTAGCATTGAAGATGATCCTGGATTAAAGATCAAGAACATACTAAGTTTCGTTAAAGAAAACTTGAAGGTTGATGTGTCTTACAAAAAAGTCTGGTATGCCAGACGTAAAGCAATTGAGCTTGTGTTTGGATCTTGGGAGGCGAATTTTGCCGAACTACCACAGTATCTCAATGCCCTGGTGCAATCCAATCCAGGCACCGTGGTGGAGTGGTCACATCATTCGGATAGTTTGGATCGAGTTATGACTTTTAAGTATGTATTCTGGGCCTTTGGACCGGCTATTGAAACATTCCACATGTGCAAGCCGATTATATGTGTTGATGGCACTCATTTGCGTGGCGAATACAAGGGCAAACTCCTTGTTGCAGTCACTCAAGATGCGAATAACAAGATTCTGCCAATTGCTTATGCCATAGTTGATGAGGAGACGATTTTCAGTTAGTCGTGGTTCATGGAACAATTAAGATATAATGTGGCACTTGATCGACATCCTATCTGTGTCATTTTCGATCGCCACAATGGTATCATCTATACCATGACACACTTTGACTATTGGGAGGAACCTTTGGCCTACCAATCGTTTTGCCTGCGACATGTTAGGAGCAATTTGATGACACAC
It contains:
- the LOC113750524 gene encoding uncharacterized protein LOC113750524 translates to MTFFSDLGSIDDDDIEEEDGLERIVTFSEENNNIRLHMRFESKQQLSRAVRMWSINHNKEFRVIESKSNTWFAKCKSSIERTPSTSSYPPCDWCVRAVKKKTHGMWQITKWVNDHNCLGDMIRNNNTRLTASVISRYILRSIEDDPGLKIKNILSFVKENLKVDVSYKKVWYARRKAIELVFGSWEANFAELPQYLNALVQSNPGTVVEWSHHSDSLDRVMTFKYVFWAFGPAIETFHMCKPIICVDGTHLRGEYKGKLLVAVTQDANNKILPIAYAIVDEETIFS